CAGTTCGCAACTGGTCCGGCGTCCGGGCGGCAAGGGCATCCGGGGTCGGAAAAACACTCAGCCCCGCCGGCCCCGGCGTGCCGAAGGCTGCGGTCAGCCGGCCTGCGAAGGTGCGACAGGCAGCAACGGACACCTGCTGGCCGAGCACCGTTGTGGCTGCGGCTTCGAAGCCATCCGGGTAGCCGATCACGCGCAGCCCGGGGCGCTTCTCGATGAGAGGGCCGATCACCGGGTCCTCGTGCAGCACGGCGTACACCCGCTGCGGGTCCGCATCCAGGTCGAGCCAGCCGCGCAACAACGGAGTCAGCCGCTCCGCGCCTGCTGAATCTGTTTCGGCGTTCACGCTGATGTGGTCGACCTCGAACGTGACGGTTGCAGCGATCGAGCCGCAGACATCCGGGAACAGCCGGGTGTGCGACCGGGTGGCGATGTCCGTGCGTTCTGCGCCGGGAATAGCGTGGGCTGCCAGGGTTGCCAGGGCGGGCAGCGCTTCGTATGGCGGCGCGAACGGCAGCGTGAACTCCGTGTGGGGTGCTTGGGGCTGCGCAATCATGGCTGAGAGCCATGTTACCGACGCGCGCAGACTGGCGACTGAACGCGACACCAGTGCCCGCCGGAAGCTGCCGCGTCAACGTAGCGATCGCAGATTCCCGCCGTCCCCCAAGGCTGTCAGCAGGGTGCACGGATTCGATGCGATCCCCATGTAATGTCAGTGCTAGATATCACGTGCTGTCCTTCTGGCACGTCTGACGGAAGGACGCTGCTGTGCGTGAACCGCGTCTATCGAACCCCGCCGATCGACGGCACGGCACGCGTGGGCGATCGTGGAGCGCGCTGGCATTCCTCACCGTTGGTCTGCTCGCGTTGACAGGGTGTGGCGCCGATGGCGCCACATCGGCCGCTTCCACGCACCCGCCGTCTTCGAATGCGACCTCGACAACGAATGCCTCAGCGTGCGTCCCGAACCCGCAGGCCGTGGCCGTACGCAAACCGGGCAAGACATCCACTGGGAAACTGCCCGCCGAGTTGTCCGCAACCCTGAATGCTGCCGCGTCGGCCGCATTCGCCGCAACGGCGGTGCCCGGCGCTGTCGTTGGGGTGCGCACCCCGAAGGGCACCTGGACCAAGGCATACGGTGTTGCCGACATCACGACGAACGAACCACTCACCACTGATGTCCACCATCGCGTTGGATCTGTCACAAAGACGTTCACCGGCACGGTGATCATGCAGTTGGTCTCGGAAAAGAAGATCTCATTGACGGATGCCATCAGCAAGTACGTGCCGAACGTGCCGAACGGATCCAACATCACGATCCTCGAGCTGGCGAACATGACAAGCGGCCTCGCCGATTACACCCATGACCCCGCGTTTCAGAAGCTATACTTCGGCGGCGATTACAGCATCGTCTGGACAGTCGACCAGGTGCTGGCCACGGCATACGCAATGCAGCCTGCCTTCGCCCCTGGCGCAGGGTTCCACTACTCCAACACCAACACAGTCCTCCTCGGGCAGGTCATCGAGAAAGTAACC
The Rathayibacter sp. SW19 DNA segment above includes these coding regions:
- a CDS encoding DNA-3-methyladenine glycosylase family protein; translated protein: MIAQPQAPHTEFTLPFAPPYEALPALATLAAHAIPGAERTDIATRSHTRLFPDVCGSIAATVTFEVDHISVNAETDSAGAERLTPLLRGWLDLDADPQRVYAVLHEDPVIGPLIEKRPGLRVIGYPDGFEAAATTVLGQQVSVAACRTFAGRLTAAFGTPGPAGLSVFPTPDALAARTPDQLRTAVGLTGSRAKTLHAVAEACAGGLVIGPDSDQAEVRRRLLALRGIGAWSVDYLAVRALGDRDAFVPGDLVLRKALGGITAKQAEIASAAWSPVRAYALFQLWTETAYAA
- a CDS encoding serine hydrolase domain-containing protein, encoding MREPRLSNPADRRHGTRGRSWSALAFLTVGLLALTGCGADGATSAASTHPPSSNATSTTNASACVPNPQAVAVRKPGKTSTGKLPAELSATLNAAASAAFAATAVPGAVVGVRTPKGTWTKAYGVADITTNEPLTTDVHHRVGSVTKTFTGTVIMQLVSEKKISLTDAISKYVPNVPNGSNITILELANMTSGLADYTHDPAFQKLYFGGDYSIVWTVDQVLATAYAMQPAFAPGAGFHYSNTNTVLLGQVIEKVTGHRLADELKRRIFTPLRLTATSYPGGSAIIPTPHAHGYTNLGIVDGVASANAPRVDATAWNVSQAGASGEIISRVDDLLTYGRALGTGQGLLPEAAQIKRLSSFPEPAGYGIGLNCVQGWVGHNGLVPGYNTELEYDTRTDTTVVVEVNGDLAAGTPEALPAGALFTAVAAALGQPIVGADPRSDDQE